One window of Bactrocera tryoni isolate S06 chromosome 2, CSIRO_BtryS06_freeze2, whole genome shotgun sequence genomic DNA carries:
- the LOC120767595 gene encoding angiotensin-converting enzyme-related protein → MKARNIVWLQNALLLQALFLSASVRAYSAGSEGSCSSNSVKSDARAFFERENELLRQRRRNEFLTSYVYNTNVTEENRKAMIAVATTNAAANKEMTRNVIASGYIDSTDEDIKRQATILGDLGIDVLPESDYKELLNAVSLMQSNYATTTVCPYNKEGDCTLQLEPHVQERLSNSRDPKELKHYWRQWYDKAGTPMRENFKKYIELTRKAARLNGYSSYADYWIHFYEDPDFESNLDKVYKAILPFYREIHGYVRYRLRAYYGDEIVSENGNIPMHLLGNMWAQQWDNALPLFTPFPEKPFLDVTSEMQRQNFTVRKLFELGDQFFKSLGMRALPPSFWDLSVLTRPADREIVCHASAWDLYQDSDVRIKMCTDVDTHYLYVVHHELGHIQYYLQYENQPTVYRSAPNPGFHEAVGDVIALSVSTPKHLQAIGLSNVAKLDDESRINELFKNALKKIVFLPFAYTMDKYRYAVFRGEVEESKWNCAFWQMRSEFSGVEPPVRRTDQDFDPPAKYHIDADVEYLRYFAAHIFQFQFLKAMCTKAGQYVPGDPEKTLDNCDIYNNKEAGEAFSKFLTLGASVHWKKALKEFTGETEMDPSALLEYFEPLSKWLQAENERLKVPLGWGDTDKVAGDCCPAFST, encoded by the exons ATGAAGGCAAGGAATATAGTTTGGTTACAAAATGCTTTGTTACTCCAGGCGCTATTTTTATCAGCG TCTGTGCGTGCATATTCTGCTGGCTCAGAGGGCTCTTGTAGTAGCAATTCAGTGAAATCTGATGCGCGTGCATTTTTCGAGCGTGAAAATGAACTACTACGCCAACGTCGTCGTAATGAGTTTCTCACCTCGTATGTATATAACACAAATGTCACCGAGGAAAATCGCAAAGCTATGATTGCGGTGGCTACAACAAATGCAGCCGCAAACAAGGAGATGACACGTAATGTAATTGCATCGGGATATATTGACTCAACCGATGAGGATATTAAGCGCCAAGCAACTATACTTGGAGATTTGGGTATAGATGTGCTACCCGAAAGTGATTATAAGGAGTTACTCAATGCAGTAAGCTTAATGCAGTCAAACTATGCTACTACAACTGTTTGCCCATACAACAAGGAGGGGGATTGTACGCTGCAATTGGAGCCACATGTACAGGAACGTCTTTCGAATAGTCGGGATCCAAAAGAGTTGAAGCATTACTGGCGTCAATGGTATGACAAAGCAGGCACACCGATGCGagagaatttcaaaaaatatattgagttgacCCGCAAGGCAGCGCGTCTAAATG GTTATTCGTCATATGCTGATTACTGGATTCATTTCTATGAAGACCCCGATTTCGAATCAAACCTGGATAAGGTGTATAAAGCTATATTGCCATTCTATCGTGAAATACACGGTTATGTTCGTTATCGACTCCGAGCGTATTATGGTGACGAAATTGTGTCTGAGAATGGAAACATTCCAATGCATTTGTTGGGCAACATGTGGGCCCAACAATGGGACAATGCATTGCCACTTTTCACTCCTTTTCCAGAAAAGCCGTTTTTGGACGTGACCAGCGAAATGCAGCGTCAAAACTTCACAGTACGCAAACTCTTCGAGTTAGGTGATCAATTTTTCAAATCACTCGGCATGCGTGCGCTACCGCCAAGCTTTTGGGACTTAAGCGTGCTAACGCGGCCAGCAGACAGAGAAATAGTTTGTCATGCTTCTGCCTGGGATTTGTACCAGGACAGTGATGTGCGCATTAAAATGTGCACTGACGTCGATACTCACTATCTGTATGTTGTACATCACGAACTTGGCCACATACAGTACTACTTACAATATGAAAATCAACCGACAGTTTATCGCTCAGCGCCAAATCCCGGTTTCCATGAGGCTGTCGGCGATGTTATTGCGCTTTCGGTCTCTACGCCCAAGCACCTTCAAGCCATCGGTCTCTCAAACGTGGCCAAATTGGATGATGAAAGTCGCATCAATGAACTGTTTAAGAAT GCGCTCAAAAAAATCGTGTTCTTGCCTTTTGCCTACACTATGGATAAATACCGTTATGCTGTGTTTCGCGGCGAGGTGGAAGAATCGAAATGGAATTGTGCCTTCTGGCAAATGCGTTCAGAGTTTTCCGGCGTCGAGCCACCCGTACGTCGCACAGACCAAGATTTCGATCCACCTGCAAAATATCACATTGACGCTGATGTCGAGTACTTGCGTTACTTTGCAGCCCATATCTTCCAATTTCAGTTCCTTAAAGCTATGTGCACCAAAGCTGGTCAATATGTGCCGGGTGACCCAGAAAAAACTTTAGACAATTGcgatatttacaacaacaaggaAGCTGGTGAAGCATTTAG CAAGTTTCTTACATTGGGCGCGTCGGTGCATTGGAAAAAGGCGCTAAAGGAGTTCACAGGTGAAACTGAAATGGATCCATCCGCGCTGCTGGAGTACTTTGAACCACTCAGCAAATGGCTGCAAGCAGAAAATGAACGCTTGAAAGTGCCACTCGGTTGGGGCGACACTGATA AAGTTGCAGGTGACTGCTGTCCAGCATTTAGCACCTAA